In the genome of Streptomyces sp. SAI-127, the window AACCTCAACATCGCCTACAACACCGACTACGCGGTGGTGATGGCCGGCGCGCTGATGAGCGTCCTGCCGCTGATCGTCGTCTTCCTGATCGGCGCGCGGCACTTTCTGCGGGACCTGGCGGCGGGGGCCACGAAGATGTGAAATGCGTAGGGTCCCGGGGATGGGGAAGAGCGAGGGCGTTCCGGAGAAGGTGGCCTGGGTTCTGGTGCGGGACGGGCGGGTGCTGGTGACCCGCTGCCGCGGTCTGGATGTCTTCTACTTCCCGGGCGGGAAGCGGGAGCCGGGCGAGTCCGATGCCGAGACCTTGGCGCGCGAGATCGACGAAGAACTCCGGTCCCGGGTCGACACGGCCACGATGGTGCACGTCGGCACCTTCGAGACGTTGAGGGACGACGGACGCACCGAGTTCCGGATGATCTGTTACACCGCCGAGTACACGGGTCCGCTGATCGCCTCGAGCGAGATCGAGGAGTCGGACTGGTTCGGCTACGGCGATCGTGAGCGGGTCTCGGCCGTGGACCGGATGGTGTTCGAGGCGCTGCACGCCTCCGGCCGACTGCCCTGAGGGACAGGCCGGCGTTCGGTACCATGCGGGGAGAGTCTCCGGTTCGCGAGGAGTATCTGGATGACGCAGGTCAGACCCATGCGCGCGGACGCTCGGCGCAACTACGAGCGGTTGCTGAAGGTGGCGGCTGAGGCCTTCGCCGAGCATGGGGAGGGCGCGTCACTGGAC includes:
- a CDS encoding NUDIX domain-containing protein, with protein sequence MGKSEGVPEKVAWVLVRDGRVLVTRCRGLDVFYFPGGKREPGESDAETLAREIDEELRSRVDTATMVHVGTFETLRDDGRTEFRMICYTAEYTGPLIASSEIEESDWFGYGDRERVSAVDRMVFEALHASGRLP